Genomic window (Streptomyces sp. LX-29):
AGTAGAGCATCGCGGTCAGTGTGATCTTGACGGTGTCGTGGGCCGCCATCAGGAGGAAGACCATGTGATTGATCACATCGTCGTCCGTGAAGCGCAGCCCGTCGTCGGTGCGCAGCCGGCACAACACACTGAACAGGTCCTCGCCGGTGCCGGCCCGCTTCTCCGGCAGCTTGCGGGCGAAGAAGTCCTCCAGCGTCCGGCGTCCGCGCAGCCCGGCCGACCAGCGGCTCAGCGGCAGCGGGAACCGGATCACCGCGGGGCCGGCCCGTACCGTGTCGATGAAGGCGCGGCTCACCCGGTCCGCCTCGGCGCCCAGCCGCAGCCCCAGGAACACCTCGGTGGCCAGGTCCAGCGTCAGCTGCTTCATCGCCGGCAGCACCCGGAAGTCGGGCCCCGGCCGCCAGCCGGCCAGCCCCTGGGTGATGCCCGCGTTGAGTGCGGTGAGATACCCGGCGAGCTGGTCGCGGGTGAACGCGCCCTGCATCACCCGTCGGTGGTCCAGGTGCTCGGCGAAGTCCAGCAGCATCAGTCCGCGATGGAAGAACGGCCCGATGAAGTACTCCCAACCCTCCCCGCTGGCATACGCCTTGTGCGGATTGGTCAGCACCTCGGCCAGGGCGTCAGGGCCGGTGAGCATGACCAGCCGGGTGCCGAACGCGCGCGTCCAGGTCACCGGGCCGTAGCGGGTGTACTGCTGGAGCCACCAGGGCAGCGGATCGCGCACCAGTGTCAGCGACGTACCGATCACTGGAAGCCCGGCGGTGCCCTGGACGGCGGTCAGCCCGCTCTGGCGAGGCGGTTGGGCAAGCGCCCGCGGCCGGGATATTCGTGCGGTAAGAGACATGACCCGCCTTCCCCCGTGTTTCGTCATGATGGCGCGTCAAGGCCACTGTAACGGGCGGCCTTCGAAGGGCATGGGCGCCAGGGGCACCTGTACAGAACAGACACAAGCGGAGCAACCGCTGCTGCATGAGCGGCTGGGTCGGGCGTCCGGCCGGACCCTCGGCGCGGGGCTCAGCCCAGTCCCAGCTCCGTCACCAGTGCGGCGAACCGGGCCGCCGCGGGGGAGTGCGGCGCGATGAGCAGCACGCCTTCGACGAGCTCGGCCCAGGCGCCGTAGTCCTCACAGGTGCGCAGCAGCGACAACGCCTCGGGTCGACTCGCCCCGTGCCGGCCCACCGCGGTGCCCATGGTGGGCAGCGCGTCCAGCAGCAGCTGCCAGGTGGCGGGGGCGGTCAGGTCCCGGATGGCCAGCAGGCCGTCGGTCAGCAGGGTGAGTTCGGCGACCGACAGCCGACCGGGGCGGCTGCGGCGGGGGGTGGACGGGGCAGCCATGAACACCGGCGTCACCGGGGTCGCCGGGGTCGCCGGTGTCAGCGGGGTCACCGGGGCCGCCGTGCTCACCGAGGTCGCCACGGGAGGCGCCGCGGGCGCCGACGCCGCCGTGCGGACCGCTGCCGGGTGCGGAGGCTGCGGCTCCGGGACGGCCGCGGGCAGCCGACTGATCACCTCGTAGGCGAAGGCGGCCGCATGGTGGGAGGCGACCGGCTGCCAGCGCTCGTCGTGCGCCTCGCCCTTGTCGTCGAGCAGGTCGGAGATCCCCCGGACCACCAGCGCCGGGACCTCCTCGTTCACATGGGCGCCGGCCAGGAAGCCGAAGCCCTCCATGTCGACCGCCACGGCGTCGCCCGCGCTCCCGGTGAGCCGCCGACCCACCTCCGACAGCTGGTGCCCCACCACCCGCCCGCCCGCGGCGATCGGCTTGACATGGGCCCGTGGGCCGTCGGCGGACGCGCCCGGGAGCCGCCGCCGCCAGGCCCCGTCGGCCGCGACGAGCTGGGCCAGCTGCACCAGGGAGTAGGCGGAGTGATGGGTCTTCTGACGGGGCAGGAAGCCCGCCTCGGTGTCCTTCCCCGTCTCGTAGTCGTACACCACGTCGGCGGCCACCACATCGCCCAGCGCCACGTCCTTGCGGCCCCCCGCCACCCCGACGAACAGCAGCGCCCGCGGCGCGAACAGGGCCACCGAGCGCTCGGCCGACACCGCGGCCTGCGGATTCCCGGGACCCGTCATATGGATGGCGACCCTCCGCTCCACCGGGCCGTCGCGGAAGCCGCCCAGCTCGAACCACGAGCCGCGGGCGGTGACCGTGCGCAGGCCCCGCAGCGGTTCGCGCACCGCCTGGTACTCCACGCCCAGCGCGGTCAGCACGACCACGTCGACCCGATCCCCGTCCGCCGCCGGGCTCCGCTCTCCAGTCTCACCGAACCGCACAGCTCCCCCTTGTGAACACGGGCCGACCATGGTGTCACGGGCCGCGGAGGTCCGCGTAGAGCGCTATCTGCACCCCCAGCAGGACGATCAACGCCACCTCGAGGACGGACAGCGTGAACAGCGCCGGATTGACCGGGCCCTGGACCCAGTAGACGATCAGGGACGCGGCCGGCGCGGCGCAGAAGATCAGCAGATCGACGGCGAGTTGCAGTCGCTTGCGGGAGACCCGGCGTCGGTCGCTGCGGTGCGCCGTCTCCCAGCCGAAGACCCCTCTGGGCTGACCCCCGGCGAGGGTGGCGAGCCGCGGGCCGAGGTCCTCGCGGACATAGCGCCCGATGGCCGAGATCTTCTCGTCGTTGACCAGGTAGGTCCAGCCGAGGAGCACGGTGGCCGGCGGCAGGAGCAGCAGCAACTCGGTCTGGCCGTCGTTCTGGAGCGTGAAGGTGATGATGGCCGCCATGGAGGCGAGCGTCGCGTAGAGCAGATTGTCGCGGAACCCGATCCGCGCCCGTTGCTCCTCCTTCACCTGCTCGTACTCCACGATGAGCAGCCGGCCGGCCATCGCGTCCTCCTCGCTCGCCACGGTTCCCCCTGTTCGCTCGCTGCGGTCGCTGTCGCACTCGTCGATGTCGTCCCCGTTCAGCCGAGGTCCTCATGCGCGGCCCGGCGCAGCGCGGCCTGCAGCGTGCGGATGTGCGGGCGGTCGGCGGGGTCGGCGGCGAGCGCGCGGTGCAGGACGCGAGGGAGGTCCTGGGGGAGGGGGCTGGACGGGCCGGGGGCGGGGCGGCCGGTGACCAGGCGGGCGCAGACGACGGCCAACCGGTGGACGTCGGCGCTCTCGCCGGCCGCCGTGTCTCCCGAGGCGGGCACCCGGCAGGCGAGCCCGAGGTCGCGCAGGGCGAAGCGGGTGGCCGTCGGCCCGCCACCGAGGACGACGATCCCGGACGGGCCGAGGCGGCGATGGCTGAAGCCCAGCTCGTGCAGGCCGGCCAGGGTGTCGCAGAGCGCCGCCAGCCCTGTGAACAGCCGGAACCGGCGCCAGGGGTCGAGGGGGCGGCCGTCGGCGTCGAACGCGGTGGCCAGGGTCTCGCACGGATGCCCCGTCACCTCCTGGCGTGGCCAGACGACGCTGAGCACCGGCGCCCGACCGGGCACATACCGGTCCAGCCGCGGCAGCCCCGGCACCCGCTCTCCCAACGCGGGCAGCACGTCCCGTTCCTGGGCCAGCGCCTGGCGGGCGTCGCGCGCCCCGAGGGTGTCCCGGACCGCCGTGACCTGGCGCAGCCAGACGTAGGCGGCCCGCGGTCCCTCGCCGCGCAGGGCCAGGGACTGCCGCTCGATCAGGGAGCCGTCGGCGGAGTGATGCTCCTCGCGGGTCTCCTCGTGCAGGACGTAGGACTCTCCGCCGAAGAGCACGCGCGGCCTGCCGCCGCCCCCGGTCCCGCCTCCGCCGCCGTTCCCGTTCTCGACTCCGCTGTCGCCACCGCCGGCCGTCGCGGGAGCCGATGGCGTGCGCCCGGCATCGCCGAGCCGGTCGCCGGACCGGTGGCCTGCGGGGTCTCCGTACGGGGCACCGGCCAGGTCGCCGGCCAGGTCGTCGGCCAGGTCGTCGGGAGTGGACTCCAGGGCGAGCTCGCGGACCAGGGCGACGGCCAGGGCCGCGGCGTGCCGGGCGGCGGCCTGCCGGGCCGCCCTCGGCCGGGCGTCGGCGGCGTCCGCCGTCCGTTCACCTCCGTCCACCCGATCGCTGATGCCGCGCACGATCAGCGCGGAGAGCGCATGGTTGAGATGGGCCGCGTGGACCACCCCGGCCCCCTCCGTCTCCACGGCGACCGCGTCGTTGTAGCTGCCGCGCAACCGCCGCGCGAGCGCCGAGGAGACGGACCGCAGCACCACGTCGCCCGCCGCGATCGGCTCCAGATGCACCCGCGGCGGGCGCTTCCGGGCGGCGGCCGGCAGCAGCCCGACCCAGGAGCCGGTCCGGTGCAGCAGACGGACCCGCTGCTCCAGATGATGGGGCGCCAGA
Coding sequences:
- a CDS encoding cytochrome P450, yielding MSLTARISRPRALAQPPRQSGLTAVQGTAGLPVIGTSLTLVRDPLPWWLQQYTRYGPVTWTRAFGTRLVMLTGPDALAEVLTNPHKAYASGEGWEYFIGPFFHRGLMLLDFAEHLDHRRVMQGAFTRDQLAGYLTALNAGITQGLAGWRPGPDFRVLPAMKQLTLDLATEVFLGLRLGAEADRVSRAFIDTVRAGPAVIRFPLPLSRWSAGLRGRRTLEDFFARKLPEKRAGTGEDLFSVLCRLRTDDGLRFTDDDVINHMVFLLMAAHDTVKITLTAMLYYLARHPEWQDRAREESRAVGTPVLGYADLDRLVAVDLVMKEALRLHTPVPVLMRRAVRDTELLGHHVAAGTRLVLGLHATHRLSEYWPDPERFDPGRFAEDRREDKVHPLAWAPFGGGVHKCIGQRFAGLQIKAVLHQLLLRHRWSVPPGYTMPVDMSTLPIPRDGLPVRLEHA